TAGTGTTAACATGCAGGAATAGAGGTTGTGGCGATGAGAATAGCGGTCATTGACGGTCAGGGCGGGGGCATTGGCAAACGAATCGTAGAGGCGATTAGGGAACGTTTACCTTGTGATATAGAGATACTGGCTTTAGGAACGAATGCGGTAGCAACGATGCAAATGCTCAAAGCCGGTGCCAATGAGGGTGCCAGCGGCGAAAATGCTATTGTTTACAACATTGATAAGGTGGATATCATCCTAGGTCCTATTGCCATTTTGCTCCCGAATTCCATGCTTGGCGAAATGACGCCCAGGATGGCCCAAGCCATTGCTGATTCTCCGGCCATTAAGATTTTGCTGCCCATCAACCGTTGTGGAGTTTTGATTGCCGGTGTGCGGGATGAGCCGTTGCCTCATCAAATTGAAGACCTTATCAACAAGCTGGCGGAGAAAATTCAGGGTAAAGAAGGATGATGCGGTGTGAAGGATATGCACCTAGTGGCTTCTAGCATAGAAAAGTGGATCCGAGAACAGATTGCTGCAGCCGGAGCCGAAGGCGCCGTTTTCGGTTTGTCCGGGGGAGTGGATTCGGCCGTAGTGGCAGGCTTGTGCAAAAGAGCTTTAGATGATCGGTGCTTGGCGGTTATCATGCCCTGTTACAGCAACAGCCTGGATGTGGAGCATGCTAGGTTGGTAGCGGAGACTTTTCAGGTTCCTTACACAACAGTGGATCTATCCAGCACCTTTGATACTTTGCTGAAAGAGCTCAATAACCACCTGATAGGAACAGGAACGATTCCTCGCGGGGCCGTTGCTAATATAAAGCCACGACTGCGCATGACGACCCTCTACTTTTACGCGGCTTGCTATAACTACCTGGTGATGGGCACGGGTAATCGGAGCGAAATTGCGATTGGCTATTTTACAAAATATGGTGACGGGGGAGTGGACCTGGAACCCATCGGGCACCTGCTAAAGGAAGAAGTTCGTGAATTGGCTGCTTATTTGGGTGTCCCGGAAGTCATTATCAATAAGGCTCCGTCGGCCGGTCTCTGGAAAGGCCAAACAGATGAAGGCGAATTGGGCTTCACCTATGCCCAGTTGGACCATTACCTAAAATTACAAGAGGCACCGCCTGAAATCAAAGCCAAAATAGAGGCATTGCAAAGGGCGAGTGACCATAAACGGCGCATGCCTCCCATTCCAACTACTTGACAAAAAGATCAGGAACTCACGGTGGAGTTCCTGATCTTTTATATGCCGTTTTGCTGGAGCAGCCCGTTGACTAGGTCTACCGCTTTTACCGCATCGCTGGCATATCCGTCCGCGTTAACAATGTGGGCAAAATCCGCTGTGGTTGGTCGTCCCCCGATTATTACTTGAATGCTGTTTCGCAACCCGTTTTGTTCTAATTCATAGATGGTTTCGGGGATCATGGGAAGCGATGTGGTGAGCATGGCTGATAAGGCTACAATGTCCGGTTCATGTTCCTGTACTGCAGCTACGAAATCTTCCGGCTGGACATCGATCCCCAGATCCAGGACTTCGTAGCCGGCACCCCTTAACATCATGGTGACCAGGTTCTTGCCAATATCATGAAGATCCCCGGCCACGGTCCCGATTACGATTTTACCGCGACTTTTTTGGCGGGCTGCGGAAAGATGAGGTTTTAGCGCGTGCAGTCCGGCGTGCATGGCCCGGGAAGCGATGAGAACTTCGGAAATAAAAATCACGTTGTCCCGGAGCTTTTGTCCGATAATTTCCATACCGGGGAGAAGGGCTTGCTCGAGAATGGTATGGGGATCAGTGCCATTTTGCACAGCTAATGTACA
The DNA window shown above is from Clostridia bacterium and carries:
- a CDS encoding DUF3842 family protein — its product is MRIAVIDGQGGGIGKRIVEAIRERLPCDIEILALGTNAVATMQMLKAGANEGASGENAIVYNIDKVDIILGPIAILLPNSMLGEMTPRMAQAIADSPAIKILLPINRCGVLIAGVRDEPLPHQIEDLINKLAEKIQGKEG
- a CDS encoding NAD+ synthase, with product MHLVASSIEKWIREQIAAAGAEGAVFGLSGGVDSAVVAGLCKRALDDRCLAVIMPCYSNSLDVEHARLVAETFQVPYTTVDLSSTFDTLLKELNNHLIGTGTIPRGAVANIKPRLRMTTLYFYAACYNYLVMGTGNRSEIAIGYFTKYGDGGVDLEPIGHLLKEEVRELAAYLGVPEVIINKAPSAGLWKGQTDEGELGFTYAQLDHYLKLQEAPPEIKAKIEALQRASDHKRRMPPIPTT
- a CDS encoding cobalamin-binding protein, with product MDRSELELITEALVKGQANRVRTLCTLAVQNGTDPHTILEQALLPGMEIIGQKLRDNVIFISEVLIASRAMHAGLHALKPHLSAARQKSRGKIVIGTVAGDLHDIGKNLVTMMLRGAGYEVLDLGIDVQPEDFVAAVQEHEPDIVALSAMLTTSLPMIPETIYELEQNGLRNSIQVIIGGRPTTADFAHIVNADGYASDAVKAVDLVNGLLQQNGI